A single window of Leptospira semungkisensis DNA harbors:
- a CDS encoding LIC_13241 domain-containing protein, whose product MSESDWPKTFEFVWKSEQYKLVFSGLGSVTLIPSSDPWGRKGQPIFYLNLSEEDPNQWSDLSGNTYKGPDEIQEVIHSSIGIYKKALAGE is encoded by the coding sequence GTGAGTGAATCAGATTGGCCAAAGACCTTTGAATTCGTTTGGAAGTCAGAGCAATATAAATTGGTTTTCTCCGGCTTAGGATCTGTTACTCTAATACCTAGCTCGGATCCTTGGGGAAGAAAGGGGCAACCAATCTTCTATCTAAACCTATCCGAAGAAGATCCGAACCAATGGTCAGATTTATCCGGAAATACTTATAAGGGCCCGGATGAGATCCAAGAGGTAATCCATAGCTCCATAGGGATATATAAGAAGGCTTTGGCAGGAGAATAA
- a CDS encoding response regulator: protein MGVSQEIVIKADRSESSTLSSFEPLKILIVDTSKITRKIISSEFSSDRFSVQEVSNVEESSKLAKEQKFDLITLGIHLEGGTGFDLCRKIRSKGEKEKFASSNARILFVTSDFTNENRIIAHNAGANGFIQKTTELSSFQSTIAEILKDLMEEKENSSKEWEKRLSRKILIVDDSELNLVLFRRLLESNGAEVQTAISGEHALQILKERPTDFSALFTDLYMPIMNGNELCRIILKNPEWKGIRLGITSAADESSLKKGEVPEGVGLFSKPYNTTEICDFLK, encoded by the coding sequence ATGGGAGTGAGCCAAGAGATAGTAATTAAGGCAGATCGTTCTGAGAGTTCCACCTTGTCTTCTTTCGAACCTTTAAAAATACTGATCGTTGATACGAGTAAGATCACTCGCAAGATCATCTCTTCCGAATTCTCATCAGATAGATTTTCGGTGCAGGAAGTTTCCAATGTCGAAGAATCTTCCAAACTCGCAAAAGAACAAAAATTCGATCTAATCACTCTAGGCATTCACTTAGAAGGAGGAACCGGATTCGATCTTTGCCGCAAGATCAGAAGCAAAGGCGAAAAGGAAAAATTCGCTTCCTCAAATGCGAGAATACTTTTCGTCACATCCGATTTTACGAATGAGAATAGAATAATCGCGCATAACGCAGGTGCCAACGGATTTATCCAAAAGACTACCGAATTAAGCAGTTTTCAATCTACGATTGCAGAAATACTAAAAGACCTGATGGAAGAAAAAGAGAATTCTTCCAAAGAATGGGAGAAAAGGCTAAGTCGCAAGATACTGATTGTGGACGATTCTGAATTGAATCTTGTCCTATTCAGAAGGCTTTTAGAATCTAATGGAGCCGAAGTCCAAACTGCAATCTCCGGAGAACATGCGCTTCAAATCTTAAAAGAAAGACCCACAGATTTCTCCGCTCTATTCACAGATCTGTATATGCCGATCATGAACGGAAATGAGCTTTGCAGAATCATTCTGAAAAATCCCGAATGGAAAGGGATCCGACTAGGAATTACTTCTGCAGCAGACGAGTCCTCATTAAAAAAGGGAGAAGTTCCGGAAGGTGTCGGCCTATTTTCTAAGCCTTATAATACTACTGAGATCTGCGATTTTCTAAAGTAG